The nucleotide sequence TCATATGACTAATAAAGACGTTAAAAAGCTTCTTAGCAATCACCAAGAGCTCATTCATAGTGATGCGGTTAAAGTGACATCTCACGTACAACGTCAAGATGATGATTGGTATATCAATACTTTGATGATAGATAATCATCAAGTACCATTTATTTATAAGCGTAAGAAGCCTTACCAATCACTAAAAGGCGCTAGAGTTAATATCACCTATTACCGAGACATTAAACAACTTGCCGGAATGGATTTTGAGACAATGAAAGTGGTTCGACTGAAAGTGTGTTAATCCCCCCTATTAAGCGCTGCTTTTATCCTTAACTTCTCGATATCGGGGCTTTTTCATATCCCACTTTATTGGTTTTTGTATTCACTTTTCTTTTGAAATTGCTTAACTGAAAATAAGCATTTATTGATAATCATTAGCATTGTAATAAGCATTAATATTTCGATTCGCGCCAAACTGCTAAATTTTTAGACTTTTTTTGATTATATTTCAATCATCTCTTGACGAATTGACCAACATATTACATAACTAGATGTAAGCAATTATAAAAATAATAATAAAAAACAAATCTATTGCTTAAAAGATGTACAATTTTTTTAAAACTTAAATTTAAAATAGAGTTTTGGAAAGATTGTTTTATGGGGATCAATCGAGGAAGTTAAAATGATACTAAATCATATTTGGGGACTATATACACATCCAAAAGACGAATGGGCAGATATCGATAATCGCCACGAAAGTATAATGTATGGATTATCACACATAATGCTAGTTGCTTTAATACCGTCTATTTGTGGCTATTACGCTGCCGCTCATATTGGTTGGAGCATAGGTGCTGGTGATCCAGTTAAAGTTACTGAAAGCAGTGCTATGGTATTAGCAGCAGGTATGTACGCAGCAATTATCGCGGGTGTATTTGCGTTAGCATATTTAATTCAATGGATGGCAAAGACTTTTGATGCTACTCCTAATTTCACCCAAGCGCTTGAGCTAGCAGCTTATGCTGCAACACCAATATTAATGGTAGGTTTAGCGGCCTTATATCCTGTACTTTGGTTCGTTGCAATGGCAGGTATGTTGGCTGTCGCTTACTCAGTCTATTTACTTTATTCTGGCGTACCAATCATGATGCATATTCCAGAAGAAAAAGGCTTTATCTATGCCAGTTCTGTGGTCACCGTTGGTTTAGTATTGTTGGTGTGCGTGCTAGCAAGTACCGCGATGATTTGGACGTTAGGTTTTGGCCCTGAATTTATGGGTTAACCATTAACCTTTTACCAAAAACAGATATTAAATTGATCAAAAAAGGCGCTATTATTAAGCGCCTTTTTTATTGGATAGATTTTTTAAAGCTTCTTGATATAGCTATTCAAAAACTTATACCAATTATTGTTCGAGGTTTAATCTGAACCTTCGTTGTACATCTCAAGAATAGAATCAGCTTCTTTATCTGTTTCTTCTTTGGTTTCGTTATTACGTAATGCGTTTAATTGCTCAAGGTAATCATTATCGATATCTTGCGTAATGTAACGACCATCAAATACAGATGTTTCAAATTGCTTAATATCAGGGTTGCCAGTACCTACCGCTGTAATTAGATCATCAAGATCTTGGAATATTAACTTGTCTGCGCCAATTAATTCACAGATATCATCTAGTTCACGACCATGGGCAATCAATTCATTCGCGCTTGGCATATCAATACCATATACGTTAGGGAAACGAACTTCAGGTGCTGCAGAAGCAAAGTAAACTTTCTTTGCGCCCGCTGCGCGAGCCATTTCAATGATTTGACCTGACGTTGTACCACGTACAATCGAATCATCTACTAGTAATACGTTTTTGCCTTTAAATTCACGCGCAATTGGGTTCAACTTACGACGCACTGATTTCTTACGCTCTGCTTGACCAGGCATAATAAACGTACGACCAACATAGCGGTTTTTAACAAAACCTTGGCGATATGGAATATCTAATTTTTGTGCGATTTGTAAGGCGATGTCACATGATGTTTCTGGAATTGGAATAACAACATCAATATCGTCATCTTCCCATTCACGAGAAATTTTCTTACCTAACAAAGTCCCCATTTCAACACGAGATCCATATACCGACATTTTATCGATAGTTGAATCAGGACGAGCAAAATATACGAACTCAAAAATACAAGGATTGTACGTTGGGTTTTGCGCACATTGTTGTGAATGTAATTTACCGTCTAATGTAACGTAAATTGCTTCACCAGGTGCAACGTCGCGGATAAATTCAAAATCACACGCATCTAGTGCAACAGATTCTGACGCTACCATGTATTCAGTACCTGATTCAGTTTCACGTTTACCAAATACTAACGGGCGGATGCCGTGCGGGTCACGAAATGCAACCATACCATGACCAACAATCAAGGCCACAGTCGCATAAGCGCCACGTACATGACGATGAACATTAGTCACCGCTTTAAAAATATCTTCTGGAGTTAAATCAAGGTTATCGGTTTTTTGCAATTCGTGAGCAAATACGTTCAATAATAACTCAGAGTCAGATGTCGTATTTACATGACGACGAGCATTATTGTATAACCAATCTGCCAGTTGATCAGCGTTAGTTAAATTACCGTTATGGGCTAATGAAATACCGTACGGTGAATTTGCGAAAAATGGTTGAGCTTCAGACGAGCTAGACGTCCCGGCTGTAGGATAACGTACGTGACCAATACCAATGTCACCTTGTAAGCGCAACATGTGTCTAGTATGGAATACATCCTTTACTAGGCCATTTCCTTTACGTAATCTAAATTTGTTGTCACTTATTGTAACGATACCAGCAGCATCCTGACCGCGATGTTGAATTACTGTTAAACCATCATATAAAGCTTGTCCAACTGGTGTTGAACCTACTATGCCAACAATACCACACATGAAATTTCTCTCCGCAAGAAAACTTAAATTTTAAACGCTAAATTACTTTAAATAACATTAAGTTAGAAAACTTGAAGTGTTTTTTATATATTCAAAAAACCACTCGATTATTATTTTGAACTCAGGGATAAGTTTAGCCTGTTGCCACCAATCACTTTCCTTAGCTGGTGTAAAAGCATCCATAAAAAATAGTATGGCACTTACAACGAGCGCTCCTCTAAGAGCGCCGAACGCTAAACCCAGTACTCTGTCGGTTCCCGACAGCCCTGTTTTTGAAACCAATTGACCAATTAAATAGTTTATTACTGCACCGATAATCAATGTCAGAATAAATAAAATTGCGATCGCCGCAGCATTACGCAACATTGGGTCAGTAATATTGGTCAAATATGCTGCAAGGTCTTGATAGAAACCACTTGCAACGAAAAAAGCAGATATCCATATAATCAGTGAAACCGCTTCTTTTACAAAGCCTCTGACTAAGCTGATCAACGTTGATATGCCTATTATTATTAGGATGGCATAATCGATCCAAACCATATTAAAGTCTTCCTACTTTTTACGGGGCGCATTTTAACAGAATCGCCCGCTGTTTTACTAATTATTTGTACTAAAAATCACAGTTAAGCAATTAATCAACTGGTTGAAACTTAGCAATTCTTCCTTGCACGCCTGTCATCTTCTTTAATTTCGGTAACTTACGTTCCAAAGATGCTTTACTTATCTCTGGTCCAATAAATACTTTGGTTAAATTTTTTCCGGCAGAAGTTCTGATTGGTTTGGTAAAGGTTGTGTAACCCGCAGCTTTTAATTCTTTTAAAAGCTTATCAACATTGTTTTTATCACTAAAGCTACCAAGCTGAATCACATAAGCTTGTTGTTTATTAACGCTTGGCGGCGTCACATTAACAACTTTTGGCTTTTCTTTTTTTGTCGTAGTTTGCTTTGGAGTGGCTTGTTTGGTTTCTTCAATCACCGCTTCTTTAATCGGCGGTTTATTTAACGCTGAATTTTGTTCGGTTTGAGCAATCAATTGTGAATCACTCGGCTCTTCATCAACTATTGGTTGTTGATCTGATATATCTTCAAAATCTTCATTGGGGAAATCTTTGATTTCTATTTGAGTGACTGGCTCTTCACCAGCAGGAATAGATTCAAACTGGGCTTGATACTGTTGTTTTTCACCATCGAA is from Thalassotalea crassostreae and encodes:
- a CDS encoding Yip1 family protein; amino-acid sequence: MILNHIWGLYTHPKDEWADIDNRHESIMYGLSHIMLVALIPSICGYYAAAHIGWSIGAGDPVKVTESSAMVLAAGMYAAIIAGVFALAYLIQWMAKTFDATPNFTQALELAAYAATPILMVGLAALYPVLWFVAMAGMLAVAYSVYLLYSGVPIMMHIPEEKGFIYASSVVTVGLVLLVCVLASTAMIWTLGFGPEFMG
- the purF gene encoding amidophosphoribosyltransferase — its product is MCGIVGIVGSTPVGQALYDGLTVIQHRGQDAAGIVTISDNKFRLRKGNGLVKDVFHTRHMLRLQGDIGIGHVRYPTAGTSSSSEAQPFFANSPYGISLAHNGNLTNADQLADWLYNNARRHVNTTSDSELLLNVFAHELQKTDNLDLTPEDIFKAVTNVHRHVRGAYATVALIVGHGMVAFRDPHGIRPLVFGKRETESGTEYMVASESVALDACDFEFIRDVAPGEAIYVTLDGKLHSQQCAQNPTYNPCIFEFVYFARPDSTIDKMSVYGSRVEMGTLLGKKISREWEDDDIDVVIPIPETSCDIALQIAQKLDIPYRQGFVKNRYVGRTFIMPGQAERKKSVRRKLNPIAREFKGKNVLLVDDSIVRGTTSGQIIEMARAAGAKKVYFASAAPEVRFPNVYGIDMPSANELIAHGRELDDICELIGADKLIFQDLDDLITAVGTGNPDIKQFETSVFDGRYITQDIDNDYLEQLNALRNNETKEETDKEADSILEMYNEGSD
- a CDS encoding CvpA family protein is translated as MVWIDYAILIIIGISTLISLVRGFVKEAVSLIIWISAFFVASGFYQDLAAYLTNITDPMLRNAAAIAILFILTLIIGAVINYLIGQLVSKTGLSGTDRVLGLAFGALRGALVVSAILFFMDAFTPAKESDWWQQAKLIPEFKIIIEWFFEYIKNTSSFLT
- a CDS encoding SPOR domain-containing protein, with translation MSTPFQNRIVGTIIVAAAAIIFLPNFFDGEKQQYQAQFESIPAGEEPVTQIEIKDFPNEDFEDISDQQPIVDEEPSDSQLIAQTEQNSALNKPPIKEAVIEETKQATPKQTTTKKEKPKVVNVTPPSVNKQQAYVIQLGSFSDKNNVDKLLKELKAAGYTTFTKPIRTSAGKNLTKVFIGPEISKASLERKLPKLKKMTGVQGRIAKFQPVD